Within Oncorhynchus nerka isolate Pitt River linkage group LG8, Oner_Uvic_2.0, whole genome shotgun sequence, the genomic segment TCGACAAAGCTGATAGGAATGCTGCTGACCAATGAGCCGGCTACATATAAGGGCATATATCAGCGTTGTTTTTCTCATGCCACAGTAACAGTAACGATCAACCTAAAAACATAATCACATAACTTGTTGAACAGCCTGGCCAGACCCATGAATATAATGATtaacagagaggaaggaggacaTAGAACACACATTCTACAGTTCCCATCACCGGTTCATTAAATACCTTAATGAACGTACAGGaaactgacaaaataaaggaaacaccaacataaaaatATCTTAATAGGGcgtggaactctattggagggatgagacacacctcctccacaagaaattccatcctttagtgttttgttgatggtggtggaaaacgctttgtcatcctatgggggctttgtcatcctatgggggctttgtcatcctatgggggctttgtcatcctatgggggctttgtcatcctatgggggctttgtcatcctatgggggctttgtcatcctatgggggcattgtcatcctatgggggctttgtcatcctatgggggcattgtcatcctatgggggctttgtcatcctatgggggctttgtcatcctatgggggcattgtcatcctatgggggctttgtcatcctatgggggcattgtcatcctatggggggcatagtcatcctatgggggctttgtcatcctatgggggcattgtcatcctatgggggctttgtcatcctatgggggcattgtcatcctatgggggggcatagtcatcctatgggggcatagtcatcctatgggggcatagtcatcctatgggggctttgtcatcctatgggggctttgtcatcctatgggggcatagtcatcctatgggggcatagtcATCCTATGGGGGCTTTGGCATCCTATGGGGGctttgtcatcctatgggggcttTGCCATCCTATGGGGActttgtcatcctatgggggcatagtcatcctatgggggctttgtcatcctatgggggctttgccatcctatgggggcatagtcatcctatgggggcatagtcatcctatgggggcattgtcatcctatgggggcatagtcatcctatgggggcatagtcatggtaggagaaataatggcctgcccagatTAATTTTtttacatgaccctaagcatgatgttAAACACTTAACTAACTCAGgaacctgtgtggaagcacctgctgtCAATTTCCctttgtttccattattttggcagctaCCTGTATGCAACTTCTAACCTGGAGAAGtgaaactaaacagatgaaaaacAAAGTGTCCATGCTTTGGTACACACTGCACTGCAGGGCCTTGGCCCATAAAGGGGAGGGGAGCTCCAGAGTAGGATACCCAAGAGACACCTGAGCCCAGAGtctagacacacacatacagtacacacttgaGGCAGCCACTGAGTCCTCCACTCGTCCCTCCTCATTTATAATACATGagaaccagagtagacagacTAGAAGCTGATATAGGATTTTCCCTTATAGACCCATCCAGCAGTCAGCCAGCGTTTACACTTGTTGCCTCGACTTAGAAGTCCTCTGCAATACAAAACTGACAAACAAGAGTACAGTCTTGCTGCTACGCTGATGGTCAAGTTACATAACGCTGTTGGTAATTATGTAACAGCAGTACCACTCCAGATCCTTGAGGATCAACGATCACAGaacaaaaagacagagagaatggGACTAAAATGGCCCACATTTGGTATAATTTACAAGATGAAAAGCCGGGAATAAATATTGGTGGTTGAACCCATCGCTACATTAACTCTGTCAAACCGGCATCTTGCCTTAGGGCAGGGAAGGGCCACAACAAAAAAACTGAACTCCTCACGAACGACCGCAGTGGCTCGACCGAGTCGCTCTGTATTAAACTCTGTCTTTAGTGGGGTTTTGAAATGTAGatgtgatagaggaattctagatTCCTATGTATTTTGTTGCCAAAACCAAAATCGCActcgtttctaattcattaatgaggtgtaagttcattaattatgcatgaagtagatcgagaccagtcttaaaagccaggtaagagcgttttattccagagagtactaaatgcttacacacatttccacaggttataaactgaaaatgacgtcagcgttttccaaacgttccatttcacaaacagagggcccctctagcTCTTGAGCCctcgcgttatcagcacgaagtcaaggccagtcagcataaatcaacattcccgacaatctggagatggcccgttcccaccacctggagatttgtacaactgaatgaactaaggaacagaccttcattgttactaaactcctgactacattatatacaattgggaaagggagcaagagagaaaactcacatgtacagtacattatagcatttggactagtcagttctgattggaatgtatacataattagtcatttcaaccatcaTTTCCTCTATCAAGATGAGAGCACTGCTTTAGATGAATAAATCACGgctgagccagtggaggagctCCCTGCTGCTCTGAGGAGCTCTTCTACCGGCATTCACTTAAACTGGGGAGTTTAGAATGCATGACCATGGTTGCTTAGGGAAGGTAATGCAGAAAAAAGTGTGACATCATCATGCAGAAGCAGGATGCCATGCATTACGGATGGGCCATTCATATAGCTGGCCCCTTAAAGAAAATGCATTAGGGCAGCATGTTAAATcaagagatgcagacagacagtatgtagTAGCTGCATGTCTGAGCTTTCTTGTTGAGGGCCCAACTTTGTAAGTGCTGTTCAAACCCATATTTACATAGTAATGACATACTGCAGACAGGTACACAGGTTCACTTAACATAAATGTTTCAGCTTGCCACAGTGAAACACCTGAGAGTGGTGGTACAAAGTCAACTGTACCGTCTGCATGGCAACGCCGCTCGGGTTATTCATTTACTGCAGAAATAAGCACaagcagagagagataaaagTCCCCATAGGTATAACAACATGCATCTCTCCTCACGACGCCTTGTACAGCAACAGCCAGAATTATCCTGCATTGTCACATTGTGAAGTCAGAGAAAATAAGCTTCCTGATAAACATAAAACACACTGTAGATACATTTACTTTACTCCCTTCCGTGTTATTAAGAAATGACTCATATATAATACCTCAGGTCTGTCGACAGTCAGAGAAGGGGGATGCGTTTGGTTGTTATTTGTGATGGGTGGGTGAAGATGTCTACCATTGTGTGTGGAACTCAGACTTGGTGACAGgcgacagctacacacacacacaggcagcgcTATCTATCAGCAATAAACTGATGTCGCACTGCAAACTGGGTTTAGCCAtaaggacctctctctctctagctacagtCTGTCACTCCTTTTCTCTCTAACATCTCCCTCTCTTTGAGCCTCTTTCTATtccactcccttctctctctcccaaccccctCTCCCTACTTCTCCCTTACTCTCCCTACCCCTTCTCTCCCAACCCCCTCTCCCTACTTCTCCCTTACTCTCCCTAccccttctctccctacctccccctctctctctccctccctaccccttctgtctctctctgtccataccccctctgtctctctctgtccctaccccttctctccctacctccccctctctctctctctgtccctatccccctgtctctctctgtccctaccccctctgtctctctctgtccctacccctctgtctctctctgtccctaccacCCTCTGTCCCtacccctttgtctctctctgtccctacccccTCTGTccctacccccccccctctctctctctgtccctaccccctctgtctctctctgcccccccccctctgtctctctctgtccttgccCCCTCTGTCCCtacaccctctatctctctgtcccaacccctctgtctctctctgtccctaccccctttatctctctgtccctactccctttgtctctctttgtcatTGCCCCCTCTGTCCCtacaccctctatctctctgtccctaccccctctctctctctgtccctatccctctctctctctgcccctacccctctctctctctgcccctaccccctctgtctctctctgtccctacccctttgtctctctgtccttgccCCTCTGTCCctacaccctctctctgtctctctctgtccctacccctctgtctctctctgtccctacccccttttctctctctgtccctaccacCCTCTGTCCCtacccctttgtctctctctgtccctacccccactctctctctgtccctaccccactctctctctctctgtccctaccccctctgtctctctctgtccttgccCCTctgtccctaccccctctctctctctccctaccccctctgtctctctctgtccctacccctttttctctctctgtccctaccacCCTCTGTCCCtacccctttgtctctctctgtccctgtccccccctctctctctctctctctgccccccctctgtccctaccccctctgtctctctctctgtccttgccCCCTCTGTCCCtacaccctctatctctctgtcccaaccccctctctctctctctctctgtccctaccccctttgtctctctgtccctactccctctgtctctctctgtccctacccctttgtctctctgtccctacccctttgtctctctctttccttgccCCCTCTGTCCctacaccctctctctgtccctacccctctctctctctgtccctaccccctctctctatctgtccctatcccctctctctctgcccctaccccctctgtctctgtccctaccccctctgtctctctctgtccctaccccgctgtctctctctgtccctacccctttgtctctctctgtccctaccccccactctctctctgtccctacccccctctctctctctctctctctctgtccctaccccctctgtctctctctgtcccccccctctgtccctacccctctgtctctctctgtccttgccCCCTCTGTCCctacaccctctctctgtccctaccccctctctctctctgtccctaccccctctctctatctgtccctatcccctctctctatctgcccctaccccctctgtctctgtccctaccccctctgtctctctctgtccctacccccTCTGTCcctaccccccactctctctctgtccctaccccccccctctctctctctctctctctctgtccctaccccctctgtctctctctgtctccccctctgtccctaccccctctgtctctctctgtccttgccCCCTCTGTCCCtacaccctctatctctctgtcccaaccccctctctctctctctctctgtccctaccccctttgtctctctgtccctactccctctgtctctctctgtccctaccccctttgtctctctgtccctaccccctttgtctctctctttccttgccCCCTCTGTCCctacaccctctctctgtccctacccctctctctctctgtccctacccctctctctatctgtccctatcccctctctctctctgcccctacccctctgtctctgtccctaccccctctgtctctctctgtccctacccccgctgtctctctctgtccctaccccctttgtctctctctgtccctaccccccactctctctctgtccctaccccccctctctctctctctctctctgtccctaccccctctgtctctctctgtccccccctctgtccctaccccctctgtctctctctgtccttgccCCCTCTGTCCctacaccctctctctgtccctacccctctctctctctgtccctacccctctctctatctgtccctatccctctctctatctgcccctaccccctctgtctctgtccctaccccctctgtctctctctgtccctaccccctttgtctctctctgtccctacccccTCTGTccctacccccactctctctctgtccctaccccccctctctctctctctctctctctctctctctgtccctaccccctctgtctctctctgtccccccctctgtccctaccccctctgtctctctctgtccttgccCCCTCTGTCCCtacaccctctatctctctgacccaacccctctctctctctctgtccctaccccctttgtctctctgtccctactccctttgtctctctctgtccttgccCCCTCTGTCCCtacaccctctatctctctgtccctacccctctctctctctgtccctaccccctctgtctctctctgtccttgccCCTctgtccctaccccctctctctctctgccccccccccagcCCCTTCTCCATGACCACTATGTGTCTCATGGCGAGTTAGGTAACAGTTCTCTGAAATTGCAGGAAGGAGCACCAACACGCCCAGGGGTTGAATTATTAACACGCTGCAGGAACAGGAAGCCACTAGGCTTAGCTGCTGTTAGGaaatctttttattttatttttatgaataaGGCCTACCTGAAATGGCTATCTGCAGACTATGTAATCATTTAGGCGAGCAGTCAGCTCACCAGACCTTTGATTTAATCAAGAGGCTAATTAAGGGATTAATGATCATTTCTTTGGGCCAAATTGATTTACCCTGCTAGTGCTTCATTCTGTTGTTGAAACAGGAGACAGTTCAACAGCGTGTCTGCCCTGTAGCCAGGATGGCAGTGTTTATATAGAAGCTGTCAGTGTcgtgcacaggaggttggtggtaccttaatttgggaggacgggctcgttgtaatgactggagcagaatcagggaatggtatcaaatacatcaaacacatggtttccaggggtttgatgccattccatttgcgccgttccggccattattatgagccgtagCTGGACCATCTGTCACTCTGTGAGCACAGCAGCTACTGGTTCCGACAGAGAGGGCCATGCAGAGCAGCAGAGTATAGTACAAACGAACAGTCACACAGTACGTGCATACGCAACACAAACATAAACAGACAGGAAGCTAGCTACTGTATTATGTAGTGCAGTCTATGTCATTCATTGGTGGGAGCCCAGGGACAGATGGAGATAGTGCTCATGTAGCAGAAAGATAAGCCTGTATAGAGCTCGGCAGCTTGTCGTCCTGAAAAAAACGGAAAAGAGATACCTCTGGTTCGTTTCTTTGGGGGAAATGAATGGGAAAGAACGGGGTTTTGGGATAAACgccgaaaataaggtctgaggttgacacaggcttaggagatcttctACGTTTTGTTCGATGAGATAATATCAGGCAGTAAACATGggctttatgaattatgaagcctttcaTGTGCACTGTGTGCTTTTTCTGACGACATAAATGCTTCAGAATACACAAAAAAAAGTGATGTTAGCAGATGAAGATCGTCTCATAGAACaagcctgtgtttaccaccaACCTTGTTTCATGGCGTATATCCAAAACCTCCATTCATTTACCCATAGGCCTTTcccaacgaaccatggcagagtggtgcctacaaaaagacaccattactatttctctctattcACATGATGTATAATACAGTTGAaggcggaagtttacatacacttacgttggagtcattaaaactcgtttttcaaccactccacaaatttcttgttaacaaactatagttttggcaagtcggttagggcatctactttgtgcatggcacaagtacTTTTTGTAAcacttgtttacagacagattatttcacttataattcactgtatcacaattccagtgggtcagatgtttacatacactaagttgactgtgcctttaaacagtttggaaaattccagaaaacgacATCATGGCTTTAGCAGctgctgataggctaattgacatcatttgagtcatttggaggtgtacctgtggatgtatttcaaggcctaccttcaaactcggtgcctctttgcttgacatcatgggaaaatcaaaagaaatcagccaagaccgcagaagaaaaattgtaggcctccacaagtctggttcatccttgggagcaatttccaaatgcttgaaagtaccaccttcatctgtacaaacaatagtacgcacgtataaacaccatgggaccacgcagctgtcataccgctcaggaaggcgacgcgttctgtctcctagagatgaatgcactttggtgcgaaaatgctaatcaatcccagaacaacagcaaaggaccttgtgaagattctggaggaaaatgtaaaaccagtcctatatcgacataacctgaaaggcagctcagcaaggaagaagccactgctccaaaaccgccataaaaaagccagactacggtttgcaactgcacatgaggacaaagatcgtactttttggagaaatgtcctctggtctgataaaacaaaatagaactgtttgtcattaatgaccgtcgttatgtttgtaggaaaaagagggaggcttgcaagccgaagaacaccatcccaaccgtgaagcaagggggtggcagcatcatgttgtgggggtgatttgctgcaggaggggctggtgcacttcacaaaatagatggcatcatgaggtaggaaaattatgtggatggaaaattatgtggatatattgaagcaacatctcaagacatcagtcaggaagttaaagcttggtcgcaaatgggtcttccaaatggacaatgaccccaagcatacttccaaagttgtggcaaaatggcttaaggacaacaaagtcaaggtattggagtattggagtggccatcacaaagccctgacctcaatcccatagaaaaactGTGGgccgaactgaaaaagcgtgtgcgagcaaggaggcctacaaaactgactcacccaacttattgtgggaagcttgtggaaggctacccgaaatgtttgacccaagttaaacaatttaaaggcaatgctaccaaatactaattgtgtgtatgtaaacttctgacccactgggaatgtgatgaaagaaataaaagctgaaataaattactctctctactattattctgatatttcacattcttaaaataaggtggtgattctaactgacctaagacagagaattcttactaggattaaatgtcaggaattgtgaataacaatgtatttagctaaggtgtatgtaaacttccgacttcaactgtatatccccAGTCTGTCCTGTGCATGTCCACCCACACCCTACAATGAACAGCTGTGTGATGGAACTTCTGTACGTCTCTAGATGTgtccctcagtgtgtgtgtgtgtgtgtgtgtgtgtgtgtgtgtgtgtgtgtgtgtgtgtgatgtatgtgtttgtgaATCTGGGCAGCCCTTTGACAGTGTTGCTAGCCTGCTGAGAGAGAATTCCCCTGGGATATAGAGAGCaaagaagagagaggcagagagagagatgtagagagtggTCCCGTCTGCTCCACAGGAGTGAATGCGTGGATTCCAGCCTCTGCCTCTATAAATACTCCAGTCACGCATCAGAACAAAAGTCTGCTGGCGGGGACAggtttttacatacatttagacgagtagaggacacacacatttaatCTGTTTCCCTTACTCTCAGTTAGAGGACATGAATACAGAACAGTACATGCACTATTTGTGTGTCAGGTAGCATTAGCTGAGTTAATGGGGAACtaaacaaaatggtggacaggGAAAACCAGGAGCTTTCTACCTGGTGCTGTGTTCTAATTAAATTACGTGCaagattatttttgtattttgaccTACTTAGCCCACCTGTCGGCTCTCTCTAGTAACGAGCCTGCGGAGGAGGTTAGAACTAACTCATTTTTTCCCTTGATATGGTTTGAGTGAGAGTAGCTTTTAGGTTTATATTGTTGTCTAACTCCAACTCACCCACTCCCAGTTGCTCCAGCCGGGCCTTGAACTCTGGCCTCTCCTCCAGGACCCTAAGGAGATGGGTGGGCTCCATGCGCTCCAGCTCCACCCTCCAGTACACATAGATCTTGTGGTTGAAGCTGACGTACACCAGACAGGGGCTGTTCTTGCCATCCTTACAGGTGTACTGACCTGTTAAACACCAACATGTAAGGCCGGTTAGACAACAAGGGTTTCCCCTAATCACATGTCTTAatcaggaaaaactccaggccctAGTCATTACAGTAAAATATACATTCAGTGACAATAGGAGAGGCTTAGAAATAGGAttgttcaaatcaaataaatcaaaccagatgttatttgttacatgcgccgaataaaacaggtgtcgtagaccttaccatgaaatgacaagcccttaaccaacaatgcaggttTTCTTGTAAGAAAATATTTGCTCATCACTGTGGCCCTGTGAACACTGGCCTATAATAATGTGTGTTTCGCAAGCAATGCCAACAGTGGTGAGGCTGAACTATTTCACTCCAATAACCACAGAGACAAAGCATGGATGACCCCTGAGTGTGTGTTGttcacacactgactctgacagtcctgtctgtagcTTCAACATGCAGTCATCGTTACACATTCTGCATTTATTCCCTGTTGAAAAGCGCCCGTAAATTAGCATTTCACAGTTactccacacctgttgtttaagaaGCATGTGACAAAAAGAATTTCATTTGATTCTCTCTTGCCCATTTCTTTAATCCTCTTATTAGATAACAATaggatctctctctgctctcagagGCAGTGGGGCTCGTGCAGAAATTGGAGAGACAGCGTTTGACAGCGAGCGAGAGAgtgggagatagagaggatgtAGCTTGTTTATGTGAGCCTGAAGTCCAACACTGCCATCTAATGGTGACATGAGCTGGAAACATTTTTTGTATTAATACTGTCAATATCATTTGCTTCGTCATCACGTAAATCAGGTATACATAGGTGAGGGATCTGACAAGAATGTGTGGTTCAGAATGAGATCTCACCTGCACAGAAAGCATTGACGTTCTCGTCAAACTGGAAGCGCACCACCACGCGGTTGTGGTCGATGATGTAGGTCTGACCATCCCAGGCACACGCCACCACCACCTCTCTGCCGTCGCCCTGGAGACAAGAGGCACAGTCAAAAACCGCACGGTCACAGGCAGtcacttaaaaaaaaacatttactgtTTTTATAAACTCACTGTGATGTCCAGCTTCTGCAGAGCAAAAAGCTGGTGATCCACCTGCACTGAGCACCTCAACTGCTCTGAACTGTCCATCAGTTTCAGTGTGCCTGGAACACAAAAAACTACACGATCACATTGTTTACATACTAAAATTACCAACATTTTATGCTTAAAATTGTTAATGGCATCAAGAGTATTGTTTAAActgcatataataataataatacgacagtctgatacatttttttaaagaactAAAACAGCTCAAGACCTGCAGATCACTGGTTCTCACGGGGTTAAGGAAAACATTAAAGCCATAGAAATGGAATGAATTATTCATACGTTTACAGCAGCACTCAGTGCTGGACACCAACCTAGTCATCTAAAGATGTATTAGGTTCTCTGCATAAGTATTAGGTGCTCTGCATGTCCAGTGGTATGTACCTGCCAGGAGTGGGTGGAGCCTCCTCCCCAGGCCCCGCCTCAGAGGAGCCCTGTTGTGTCCGTCCATGTGCACAGCAGGATGGCAAAGCCACAACCAGGCTGGGTCACCATCAGTTCAGGAAGACCCTCTAGGTCTGGGTTTACTGACAGGCTGTCCACCTGTCACAGGAGGAAATAATGGATTAGAAATAGTAGAGTGTACACTTTACAGGATGTGAAGTCATCCAGTGTTATGTGGGGTTTATATGTCGGGCCAGAGTTCAACTTGGGATAACCGGTCATACAAAAGTAGCTCAGCTTTTAGCCAGGTCAATTTCTATGGCAACGAATCTTTCAGAACGAACCTGCTCCTGGGCAAGCTAACTCCACTTACCCTGTATGAAATGACTGAGCCACGAGTTGAGGATCAATTAACTCAGATTCACTCCCTCTTGCAAAGACTGCATCATCCCCTCCATTTGAGGAAGACGACTGACTCAATATTTTATTAATCAAATGTTTGTTGtgtgctacaaaatactaatgtTAAGATATCACATTTCACATTTAGTAATGATAGAATGCATTTTAAACTTCACGCAATGTAACACTTTTGTGTGACTTAATAAATAACAAATATCAATAGGAGTGGGAAGGTGCTTGTGCATTGATAAACACACCGGCCTTAACGAAAAGTTGGAAAATAAAGACGGCACTTTTAAGAGCCTATTTCACACCATAGCCTGCTGAACTTGCAAGAGAATTTTTCTCTCAgaacaaataaaaatgtgacaCTGATTAATTCATAGATGAaggtttcagcattgtctcaatgaagagttcgaCTAGCCATGTGCGACATGCGCCGTTTACTAGCCTGTTAGAGTTAGCGGCAGTCGGACGAGCAATATCCACCGTCGTAGAACGGACcaagcctgagctggaatgtaAAGCTTGCTGAAGATGGTAAGAAAACCCTGAGTAGAGTCATCTAGATTACTCCA encodes:
- the LOC115133804 gene encoding LOW QUALITY PROTEIN: KICSTOR complex protein ITFG2-like (The sequence of the model RefSeq protein was modified relative to this genomic sequence to represent the inferred CDS: deleted 1 base in 1 codon); amino-acid sequence: VIIFEQLNELIVGDTSGKLHVYKNDESKPWITRACVGMLTCVGVGDICNYGRKCVVAVGAEGWFHLFDLSAVAGAKSDSSSQQEALFSNDQKPCFSQHISASTKVILISDIDGDGRSELVVGYTDRVVRAFCWEEPTDSSDLSSGQLVLLKKWLLEGQVDSLSVNPDLEGLPELMVTQPGCGFAILLCTWTTQQGSSEAGPGEEAPPTPGTLKLMDSSEQLRCSVQVDHQLFALQKLDITGDGREVVVACAWDGQTYIIDHNRVVVRFQFDENVNAFCAGQYTCKDGKNSPCLVYVSFNHKIYVYWRVELERMEPTHLLRVLEERPEFKARLEQLGVGGGNGPSPDCREC